The proteins below are encoded in one region of Levilactobacillus namurensis:
- a CDS encoding DUF2252 domain-containing protein, whose amino-acid sequence MTPAKFSTGRVQVDKTVSELRAMGKAARAKVSFEDLGRFQPTGRDSRPMMDQVRRMLIPELLPERTRRMGASPFAFFRGTAELMEADLDTQLNTGILTFTCGDAHIGNFGFYASPERRLLFDLNDFDEAGIAPWEWDLKRLLVSVVLAGRANGFKEKKLKECLPEVANSYRKSIKKMFDQTTLDRFYPLNDVEKLVQASALDQDNYQLLMNIINHANKRDSEQVVRKFTTLDQRGGLCFRENAPRTTHVSDDFTQNVSAYFGAYRATLRPDVNLLLSQYHITDVVRHSVGVGSFGSRCYLILLTAIDGSHLVLQVKEALPTRRRGSQRSTRLTAAFEQTEGQRIVDSQKILQSASDSFLGYFSGKQRSFYVRQFRDMKESVDLTQLDWDQFQTYARTCAWTLAIAHAQSPTAAMIRGYIGGGGKTLDAQLANFAFAYADQVAADYTAFCDYRLSDQDQPVTTN is encoded by the coding sequence ATGACGCCAGCAAAATTCAGTACGGGACGGGTCCAGGTCGATAAGACGGTCTCGGAATTGCGGGCAATGGGGAAAGCCGCCCGCGCAAAGGTCTCCTTCGAGGACCTGGGGCGGTTCCAGCCCACCGGACGCGATAGTCGGCCCATGATGGACCAGGTCCGGCGGATGTTGATTCCCGAACTATTACCCGAACGGACCCGCCGGATGGGGGCTTCACCCTTTGCCTTCTTCCGGGGGACGGCCGAACTGATGGAGGCGGACTTGGATACCCAGCTGAACACGGGGATCCTCACGTTTACCTGCGGGGATGCGCACATTGGGAACTTCGGGTTCTACGCGTCACCCGAACGGCGCTTGTTGTTCGACCTGAATGACTTTGACGAAGCCGGCATTGCGCCTTGGGAGTGGGACCTCAAGCGCCTGTTAGTCAGCGTGGTCTTAGCCGGTCGGGCGAACGGGTTCAAGGAAAAGAAGCTCAAGGAGTGCTTGCCCGAGGTCGCCAATAGTTACCGCAAGAGCATCAAGAAGATGTTCGACCAGACCACGCTGGACCGCTTCTACCCGTTGAACGACGTGGAGAAGCTGGTTCAGGCCAGTGCCTTGGATCAGGATAATTACCAATTGTTGATGAACATCATTAACCACGCCAACAAACGCGATTCGGAACAGGTGGTCCGTAAGTTCACCACCCTGGATCAGCGTGGGGGCCTGTGTTTCCGGGAAAACGCACCGCGCACCACCCACGTGAGTGACGACTTCACCCAAAACGTGAGTGCCTACTTCGGCGCTTACCGGGCCACCCTGCGGCCGGATGTGAACTTGCTGTTGTCGCAGTACCACATCACCGACGTGGTCCGCCACAGTGTCGGCGTGGGGAGCTTCGGGTCACGTTGCTATTTGATCCTACTGACCGCTATCGATGGGTCGCATCTAGTGCTGCAGGTCAAAGAAGCCTTGCCGACTCGCCGGCGGGGAAGTCAACGCAGTACCCGCTTGACCGCAGCCTTCGAACAGACAGAAGGGCAACGAATCGTGGATTCCCAAAAGATCCTGCAGTCGGCCTCGGATTCCTTCCTGGGGTACTTCAGCGGGAAGCAACGCAGCTTCTACGTGCGTCAGTTCCGCGACATGAAAGAGTCCGTGGACCTGACCCAACTGGATTGGGACCAGTTCCAGACCTACGCGCGGACCTGCGCGTGGACACTGGCCATCGCCCACGCCCAGAGCCCAACCGCGGCCATGATCCGCGGCTACATTGGGGGCGGGGGAAAGACCCTCGACGCTCAGCTGGCCAACTTTGCCTTCGCTTATGCGGACCAAGTCGCCGCAGACTACACCGCGTTTTGCGACTACCGCTTAAGCGACCAGGATCAACCCGTGACCACCAATTAA
- a CDS encoding MarR family winged helix-turn-helix transcriptional regulator has product MSIEEKFPLESAIINLVLSHRSITTKRIRALGLYPGQDVILLELLDHDDCLQNDLVNALGIDHSTVTKSVSRLQRNAIVTTHKSTVDRRATLVSLTSKGRHLAQQVSEIWTSVEQLGFQTLTPAEQTSYLQLMHHITATFNQADQAPADSAPKS; this is encoded by the coding sequence GTGTCCATTGAAGAAAAGTTTCCATTAGAATCCGCCATTATCAACCTCGTTCTCAGTCATCGCTCCATCACGACTAAGCGAATACGTGCGCTCGGTCTATACCCAGGACAGGACGTTATCTTGCTTGAATTGTTAGACCACGATGATTGTCTCCAAAATGATCTGGTCAACGCCCTAGGGATTGATCACTCGACGGTCACCAAATCCGTCTCTCGTCTTCAACGCAATGCGATTGTCACCACCCATAAATCAACGGTCGATCGCCGGGCAACGCTGGTCTCTCTTACATCCAAGGGTCGTCATCTTGCCCAACAAGTCAGCGAAATTTGGACTTCAGTTGAACAATTAGGCTTCCAGACATTGACCCCCGCAGAACAAACCAGTTATCTGCAACTTATGCACCACATCACCGCCACCTTTAATCAAGCGGACCAGGCTCCAGCTGACTCCGCGCCTAAATCTTAA
- a CDS encoding MFS transporter, which translates to MKRQLKMAAPLLDVRVFQSKIFTRTTWLSSLSNMSLLGMQLLVPLYLQSVFRVSALTSGLMMLPGALMMAIMNPIAGKLFDRFGIRKLAIAGFALFTLATVPFVCFTPKTSLVLVTITYAIWMAGISLVVMQVATAGINDLKTSQIAHGNAINTMARQVAAAIATALLISISTLGTQWSQATSPVLQQLLGYRLAFGTVVLISIIAWVMTFGLRSRSATKH; encoded by the coding sequence GTGAAACGTCAGCTTAAGATGGCCGCTCCGCTGTTGGACGTCCGGGTCTTCCAGTCGAAAATCTTTACGCGGACCACGTGGCTTAGTAGTTTAAGTAATATGTCGTTACTTGGAATGCAACTATTGGTACCATTGTACCTTCAAAGCGTTTTCCGAGTGTCCGCGTTGACTTCTGGACTCATGATGCTACCCGGAGCCTTGATGATGGCAATTATGAATCCCATTGCAGGAAAGTTATTTGACCGTTTTGGGATTCGTAAGCTGGCAATTGCTGGTTTTGCGCTCTTTACCCTGGCAACGGTCCCGTTTGTTTGCTTTACGCCGAAGACTTCGCTTGTATTGGTCACCATAACTTATGCGATTTGGATGGCGGGGATTTCTTTAGTGGTCATGCAGGTTGCTACGGCGGGAATTAATGATTTGAAAACGAGTCAGATTGCCCATGGTAATGCCATCAACACGATGGCCCGACAGGTAGCCGCCGCCATTGCAACGGCACTGCTGATCTCGATTTCAACACTAGGTACGCAATGGTCGCAGGCTACCTCACCCGTTTTGCAGCAATTGCTGGGGTACCGTCTGGCATTTGGCACAGTAGTTCTGATCTCTATCATTGCTTGGGTGATGACGTTTGGATTACGGAGTCGGTCAGCTACTAAGCACTAA
- a CDS encoding MFS transporter: MTTKLGIDVNGKPYHRWFLILSVLLGGFMTVLTETLLNNGLPTISRSLHVGMSTVQWLSTGYLLAIGIMVPISALLLYKFSSKALYLSALGIFLVGTVLAYLAPNFSLLLVGRIIQAISVGIIMPFMQNIMVMIFPANQRGMAMGLTGIVVGLAPAIRPTLSGWIVDHASWRDLFGILIPVTVIVIVLAALGMRKLIVTTSPKLDVRSVLYSTVGFGGILYGFSTLSDQQLGVSLTA; encoded by the coding sequence ATGACAACGAAATTAGGAATTGATGTTAACGGAAAGCCGTATCATCGGTGGTTTTTAATTTTATCTGTATTATTGGGTGGATTTATGACGGTATTGACAGAAACTCTGTTAAATAATGGATTACCGACGATTAGTCGTAGCCTCCATGTTGGTATGTCAACGGTTCAGTGGCTATCTACGGGCTACCTGCTAGCGATTGGGATTATGGTGCCCATCTCAGCTTTACTGCTGTATAAGTTTAGCTCGAAGGCGCTCTATCTAAGTGCTTTAGGCATCTTCTTGGTGGGGACGGTCTTGGCCTACCTGGCGCCCAACTTCAGCTTACTATTAGTGGGACGGATCATTCAGGCCATTAGTGTGGGTATTATCATGCCCTTTATGCAAAACATTATGGTCATGATCTTTCCGGCCAATCAACGAGGTATGGCTATGGGACTGACAGGAATCGTAGTGGGATTGGCACCCGCAATTAGACCAACTTTATCTGGTTGGATCGTTGATCATGCGTCGTGGCGTGACCTGTTCGGCATCTTGATTCCCGTCACGGTCATAGTCATCGTCTTGGCGGCTTTGGGGATGCGTAAGCTGATTGTGACAACTTCCCCCAAGTTGGATGTTCGGTCGGTCCTCTATTCAACAGTTGGTTTCGGTGGTATCTTGTATGGCTTTTCAACACTGAGTGATCAACAGTTGGGCGTGAGTTTGACGGCCTGA
- a CDS encoding ATP-binding cassette domain-containing protein, with the protein MSFLSLTDIHKSYYLEKQEFPVIKGVTLDFELGEFVSILGESGGGKSTLMNIIGGLDRNFTGQVTLQGQPMDHHDEAAMNRYRRDTVGYIYQSYNLISHLTVLDNVLVPLDMSTLSKADRRERAQQLLARVGLAQQGHKYPSQLSGGQKQRVAIARALASDPQVIIADEPTGALDSENTAAVLKILDEIAAEGKLVIAVTHSQAVADAGTRIVHLADGQIDRDTQVRPAYQATVASQPKSRKLPFWANVKNALKHLRYSWKTSSLITIGTAIGLFAVILFSGLGNGIGGYINKQITDVANPRVVTVSKKQKTTTQLPGGSSNPMATVLASMSTTKPTITTAEQARVARMDHVQRVQPTYTLSNVKVNYGRHQTTIASLGNWTDASTASSVKVGHTPKQGEIVLDETAVAKKLQKKNWRQLVGKKVRLTYTTTEHQQKKTMKIRVKVAGIGKSTTQAAVTGVNTQTLIAGLKTAGMTTKPTSLTVKVDQMTNVKAVQNKIKALQVQRKKVFTTTSIASMITTLQTYVHLASSLLSVIAAISLLVSAMMIIVTMYMAVSARTKEIGILRALGESRHDIRLLFLSESLVIGLLSAVVATGLAFGLGAVANHLLLGLASYKFVQISGGNVALIFGLAIIISLLAAIWPARHAARLNPIEALSAE; encoded by the coding sequence ATGAGTTTTTTAAGTCTAACTGATATTCACAAATCATACTATCTAGAGAAGCAAGAGTTTCCGGTAATCAAGGGCGTTACATTGGACTTTGAACTGGGAGAATTTGTTTCGATACTAGGCGAATCAGGTGGTGGTAAATCGACATTGATGAACATTATTGGTGGATTAGATCGTAACTTTACAGGACAAGTGACCTTGCAAGGCCAGCCAATGGATCATCATGATGAGGCGGCCATGAACCGGTATCGGCGAGACACTGTGGGGTACATCTATCAATCATATAATTTAATCAGTCATTTAACGGTATTAGACAATGTTTTGGTCCCCTTAGACATGAGCACGTTGTCTAAGGCGGACAGGCGAGAACGCGCACAACAATTACTGGCGCGAGTGGGATTGGCACAACAAGGACATAAGTATCCTAGTCAACTCTCAGGTGGTCAGAAACAGCGGGTGGCGATTGCACGAGCATTAGCCAGTGATCCACAGGTCATCATTGCCGATGAACCAACTGGGGCTTTGGACTCAGAGAATACGGCGGCGGTATTGAAGATTTTGGATGAGATTGCGGCTGAGGGAAAGTTGGTTATTGCGGTGACCCATTCGCAAGCCGTAGCGGATGCGGGAACTCGGATTGTTCACCTGGCAGATGGCCAAATTGACCGGGATACGCAAGTGCGACCGGCTTATCAAGCGACCGTTGCATCGCAACCTAAGTCACGTAAACTACCATTCTGGGCTAACGTTAAGAATGCACTTAAACATCTGCGATATTCTTGGAAAACGAGTAGTTTGATTACAATTGGTACAGCAATCGGATTATTCGCGGTGATTCTTTTCTCTGGATTAGGTAATGGTATTGGTGGATACATTAATAAACAGATTACGGACGTTGCCAATCCACGGGTCGTCACGGTCTCTAAGAAGCAAAAAACGACAACCCAATTGCCTGGTGGTAGTTCCAATCCGATGGCCACGGTTTTAGCATCCATGTCGACGACGAAGCCAACTATTACGACGGCCGAACAAGCGCGAGTTGCTCGAATGGACCATGTTCAGCGGGTTCAACCTACCTATACACTCTCTAATGTTAAGGTCAACTATGGGCGACACCAAACAACTATCGCTTCACTCGGTAATTGGACAGATGCGTCAACGGCGTCGTCGGTTAAGGTGGGCCATACACCGAAGCAAGGTGAAATTGTCTTAGATGAAACGGCAGTGGCCAAAAAATTGCAAAAGAAAAACTGGCGGCAATTAGTTGGCAAGAAGGTACGGTTGACTTACACGACTACGGAACATCAGCAGAAGAAAACCATGAAAATTCGGGTAAAGGTCGCGGGAATTGGTAAAAGTACTACTCAGGCTGCAGTAACTGGCGTGAATACTCAGACATTGATTGCGGGATTGAAAACTGCCGGTATGACAACTAAACCAACGAGTCTGACGGTTAAGGTCGATCAGATGACGAATGTAAAGGCTGTCCAAAATAAGATCAAGGCGTTACAAGTGCAACGAAAGAAGGTCTTTACGACAACTTCGATTGCTAGCATGATTACGACGTTACAGACGTATGTCCATCTGGCTTCATCTTTACTTTCGGTAATTGCGGCAATTTCGTTGCTTGTTTCGGCCATGATGATCATTGTTACGATGTATATGGCAGTTAGTGCGCGAACTAAGGAGATTGGAATTTTACGGGCTTTAGGTGAAAGTCGTCATGACATCCGACTATTGTTTCTAAGTGAATCGTTAGTGATTGGATTGCTGAGTGCGGTCGTGGCCACCGGATTAGCGTTTGGCCTGGGAGCGGTGGCCAATCACCTATTACTTGGCCTAGCCAGTTACAAGTTTGTCCAAATTAGTGGCGGAAATGTTGCGCTAATTTTTGGCCTGGCCATTATTATTTCGTTACTGGCGGCAATTTGGCCGGCGCGCCACGCCGCTCGGTTGAATCCAATTGAGGCGTTGAGTGCGGAATGA